Proteins encoded together in one Vitis vinifera cultivar Pinot Noir 40024 chromosome 4, ASM3070453v1 window:
- the LOC104879128 gene encoding uncharacterized protein LOC104879128, translating to MATTESTRLYTRCSSSRFLKLCNRLPHEKLDVVRDFQFGGLLHLNCKEIRHNICTWLIAHFNVGYKRIEITSHRRYDLTAADVGLVFGLPTTGRILHIATTPSNHPFGTLNTCEERLLNLPIGEEFRRCFIYYACATLLAPTSRIDGCRNLWHTIHEDGFRNDVNWGQFVVDQLVEGIRRFKQGNSVWVHGCIIFLQLHYVMKFKIPSVHVPMTAPLLSTWSDELIKERLSAEISEFGSFGHGEAFDESSPPRTHVEDDSGPTSSNEILDKYYAAKRQINSYQKGIQHQLGIMRGLIQRLDARRKRSVHSPTAGHSGYAADEFPDAEHDSPAARYDMPTPLHRTSTGHSYSPSTYYC from the exons ATGGCCACTACGGAG TCCACCAGATTATACACACGTTGTTCATCTTCAAGGTTTCTAAAACTATGCAACAGGCTCCCACATGAGAAATTGGACGTGGTTCGAGACTTTCAATTTGGAGGTCTTCTTCACTTAAATTGCAAGGAGATCCGGCATAATATCTGTACATGGCTGATTGCCCATTTTAATGTTGGCTACAAACGCATTGAGATTACATCCCACAGAAGGTATGATCTGACAGCTGCTGATGTCGGCCTTGTCTTTGGCCTCCCGACGACTGGCCGGATTCTACATATTGCTACTACCCCGTCTAATCATCCATTCGGTACCCTCAACACATGTGAGGAGAGACTCCTCAACTTACCTATTGGGGAGGAGTTCCGTAGATGCTTCATTTACTACGCTTGTGCGACGCTATTAGCCCCCACCTCAAGGATTGATGGATGCCGAAACTTGTGGCATACCATCCATGAAGATGGTTTCAGAAATGATGTTAATTGGGGCCAATTTGTTGTTGACCAGCTTGTGGAGGGTATAAGACGATTTAAGCAAGGGAACAGCGTCTGGGTTCATGGTTGCATTATTTTCCTCCAG CTCCATTACgtaatgaaattcaaaattcctTCCGTTCATGTTCCGATGACAGCGCCCCTACTCTCAACATGGTCAGATGAGTTGATAAAGGAGCGCTTATCTGCTGAGATAAGTGAGTTTGGGAGTTTTGGACATGGCGAG GCGTTTGATGAATCGTCACCGCCCCGTACACATGTCGAGGATGACAGTGGACCGACAAGTAGTAAT GAAATCTTGGATAAGTACTACGCAGCTAAACGCCAAATAAATTCTTATCAAAAGGGCATTCAGCACCAGCTTGGCATCATGCGTGGTCTGATCCAAAGATTGGATGCTCGAAGAAAAAGAAGTGTACATTCACCTACTGCTGGTCACTCGGGCTATGCAGCGGATGAGTTTCCCGATGCCGAGCATGATTCACCCGCTGCCCGATATGACATGCCAACCCCATTGCACCGAACAAGTACCGGACACTCCTATTCGCCATCCACCTATTATTG CTGA
- the LOC104879127 gene encoding uncharacterized protein LOC104879127, which produces MDLKAAAATVFDGELDPRHVISYTTPISSVSTCNKWYYPNIYGFVGSEELVSMHDTSLTRGNLASFQGDCWIGNDVVDAFCRMLQFDDESRTKLFLSPYIADMVIRSNAKHLTHDAIVARFDPYMYAFDGSYQNVTQVYLPVLFKNHWTLYVYDLHNKRIQLLDSRPGRKRSCMSGIQQKLAKVVLLLVADKKEMVAVDLNMYSFVMPDVPCQPNDNDCGVFIMKFMDNWSNGGLSKSIDVAKMKKYRLKLLGRLLLSSHNVHRHRFMVV; this is translated from the exons ATGGACCTAAAAGCGGCAGCTGCAACTGTATTTGATGGAGAGTTGGACCCCAGGCATGTTATATCATATACTACTCCAATTTCAAGTGTTTCCACATGCAACAAATGGTATTACCCTAACATATATGGTTTTGTTGGCAGCGAGGAGCTTGTTTCCATGCACGACACAAGTTTAACCAGAGGCAACCTCGCGTCTTTCCAGGGAGATTGTTGGATTGGCAATGAt GTCGTGGATGCATTTTGCCGAATGTTGCAATTCGATGATGAATCAAGGACAAAACTATTTCTCTCCCCCTACATAGCT GACATGGTGATTCGTTCCAATGCAAAACATTTGACGCACGATGCAATTGTTGCGCGTTTTGATCCATATATGTATGCCTTTGATGGTTCGTATCAGAATGTTACTCAG GTCTACTTACCGGtccttttcaaaaaccattggACACTTTATGTCTATGACTTGCATAATAAGCGAATCCAGCTCCTGGATTCTCGGCCTGGAAGAAAAAGGAGTTGTATGAGTGGAATACAACAAAAATTG gccaaggttGTTCTATTGCTTGTTGCCGACAAGAAAGAAATGGTTGCTGTAGACTTGAACATGTACAGTTTTGTCATGCCAGACGTACCATGCCAACCAAATGA CAATGACTGCGGcgtttttattatgaaattcatGGACAACTGGTCCAATGGGGGACTCTCCAAATCGATCGATGTG GCCAAGATGAAGAAGTATAGATTGAAGCTACTAGGCAGATTATTGCTTTCATCACATAATGTGCATCGGCATCGATTCATGGTAGTTTGA